A region from the Sutcliffiella horikoshii genome encodes:
- a CDS encoding NRAMP family divalent metal transporter, producing the protein MGASAIGPGFLTQTAVFTEQLLASFGFVILMSIILDIGVQVNVWRIIAVSKKRGQDIANMVLPGLGYFLAFAVALGGLAFNVGNIGGAGLGMNVLFGIDVRIGAVITAAIAIGIFLSKEAGVAMDKIARYLGLMMVLLTLYVAFQSNPPVGEAVFRTFAPETIDVFAIITLVGGTVGGYITFAGGHRLLDAGISGKENLHQVTKSSVTGIVIASIMRIFLFLAVLGVVATGFKLDPNNPPASVFMEAAGMVGYKMFGLVLWAAGITSVVGAAYTSVSFLRTLSKKIDRNNSKVIIGFIVVSTIIFALIGEPVLLLILAGAFNGLILPVALGTLLIAAYKKEIVGDYKHPMWLTIFGAIVFIATAYLAAVTLINQVPKLFS; encoded by the coding sequence ATGGGGGCATCTGCCATCGGACCAGGATTTTTAACGCAGACGGCTGTATTTACCGAACAACTTTTAGCTAGTTTCGGTTTTGTCATTTTAATGTCGATTATCTTAGACATCGGGGTACAGGTAAATGTATGGAGAATTATTGCCGTTTCTAAAAAAAGAGGGCAGGATATAGCGAACATGGTCTTGCCTGGGCTGGGGTATTTCCTCGCTTTTGCGGTCGCCTTGGGCGGTCTGGCATTCAACGTCGGTAACATTGGCGGCGCGGGCCTTGGAATGAACGTCCTTTTCGGTATTGATGTGCGAATTGGAGCCGTCATCACCGCGGCCATTGCGATAGGGATTTTCCTATCCAAAGAAGCTGGAGTGGCAATGGACAAGATTGCTCGTTATTTGGGATTGATGATGGTATTGCTCACCCTTTATGTGGCATTCCAAAGTAATCCGCCTGTAGGAGAGGCTGTTTTCCGTACGTTTGCGCCGGAAACCATTGATGTGTTTGCGATTATTACCCTTGTTGGTGGGACAGTTGGGGGGTATATCACATTCGCGGGTGGACATAGACTGTTGGATGCAGGGATTAGCGGGAAGGAAAATCTTCATCAAGTAACGAAGAGTTCGGTAACCGGAATTGTTATCGCTTCCATCATGCGGATTTTCTTATTCCTTGCTGTACTTGGAGTGGTTGCAACGGGCTTCAAACTAGATCCAAACAATCCACCGGCATCCGTATTTATGGAAGCAGCAGGTATGGTTGGTTATAAAATGTTCGGCCTTGTGCTTTGGGCTGCAGGAATTACCTCTGTTGTCGGGGCAGCATATACATCCGTTTCTTTTTTACGAACACTGTCTAAAAAGATTGATCGGAATAACTCGAAGGTCATCATCGGATTCATTGTTGTGTCGACCATTATCTTTGCTCTTATCGGCGAGCCGGTTCTGTTGTTGATCTTGGCTGGTGCGTTTAACGGACTTATTTTACCTGTCGCACTTGGAACGCTATTGATAGCTGCATATAAAAAAGAAATTGTCGGGGATTACAAACATCCGATGTGGTTAACGATTTTTGGTGCGATTGTTTTTATCGCAACAGCATACTTGGCAGCGGTCACGTTGATTAACCAGGTGCCAAAATTATTCTCATAA
- the pxpB gene encoding 5-oxoprolinase subunit PxpB translates to MKVQFHPLGDTGLQVLFGSDISEDTNQLIRMFADYLRKQNIEGIIEWVPAYTTLTIFYQPDKIVYKDLCKKLEDIQEKLHKADFQSNSTVYEIPVLYGGEVGPDLSEVASHNEMSEDEVISIHSAQPYLIYMMGFVPGFPYLGGMPKEIATPRRENPRAKIEAGSVGIAGEQTGVYPLETPGGWQIIGRTPVKLYDPEREDPILLSAGAYIRFVPVGQKEYEEIEEAVARGEYKVKSYEKGGAHDEDR, encoded by the coding sequence TTGAAAGTTCAATTTCATCCTTTAGGGGATACAGGTTTACAGGTTCTATTTGGGTCCGACATATCAGAAGACACGAATCAGCTGATAAGAATGTTTGCAGATTATCTTAGGAAGCAAAATATTGAAGGCATTATAGAGTGGGTGCCGGCCTATACGACGCTCACTATTTTCTATCAACCGGATAAAATAGTCTATAAGGATTTGTGCAAAAAACTTGAGGACATACAGGAGAAGTTGCATAAGGCAGACTTTCAATCTAACTCTACTGTGTATGAAATCCCTGTCCTGTATGGAGGAGAGGTGGGTCCTGACCTGTCGGAAGTGGCAAGCCACAATGAAATGTCTGAAGATGAGGTAATCTCTATCCATTCTGCCCAGCCTTATCTCATTTACATGATGGGATTTGTGCCCGGCTTTCCTTACTTAGGGGGCATGCCAAAAGAAATCGCTACTCCAAGACGTGAGAACCCGCGCGCGAAAATTGAGGCAGGTTCTGTTGGGATAGCGGGGGAACAAACAGGCGTGTATCCATTAGAAACTCCAGGTGGATGGCAGATTATCGGGAGAACGCCCGTAAAGCTTTATGACCCGGAGAGGGAGGATCCGATTCTTTTATCTGCCGGGGCTTATATCCGCTTCGTTCCTGTTGGCCAAAAAGAATATGAAGAAATAGAAGAAGCAGTCGCACGTGGAGAATATAAAGTGAAAAGTTATGAGAAAGGGGGAGCACACGATGAAGACCGTTGA